In Streptomyces seoulensis, the following are encoded in one genomic region:
- a CDS encoding DEAD/DEAH box helicase family protein, translating to MSGQARRREQVPEQLKAAARRSPNFGRLYAMQPLLAIYGAQAEQSVFTNPNVSYVASGQFGEVLAEELVQRAGVRVEGTRQIDRLAGLQRAGLLPGRTRDAFDTLRRGRNDAAHNHLFDTSKALKAVELCFQLGQFFSRAIDNVREIDAFVPPQLPSEVAGGSAELTELREALGRYQRTLAESRTRLSEVGDRLEAERRGREEAERLTEAAERARAESEAEVARHRDEIERLRCAHQDHYDQERLKPRPVSVNAREAIVARAQRPEPLNEVQARVRIDEMLTRAGWTVQDYGYLNPLASQGVAVREFSLATGRADYVLYVDGAIVGVIEAKREGTPLAGALAQNERYAGGVLKEHSMAVWREREPFAFRYATTGAETLFLNLLDPHARSRSVFAFHRPETFAAWMKRATEHPDTPTFRAALRTALPALESHDLRTAQEEAIVGLESSLAQDKPRALIQMATGAGKTYTAVTESYRLLKHARARRILFLVDRNNLGRQAKAEFDRYKTPDENRKFTDLYNVDSLGRSGLQETSSVVVSTIQRMYALLKGEPLEDSAEAEDREDTSTLDENYMTDSPVTVEYNPAVPIESFDLIVIDECHRSIYGLWRGVLDYFDAHLVGLTATPTRQTKGFFDGNMVSEYTYEQAVADGVNVDFDVVTMDSSIREDGGAKIDKGTTVRIRDRKTRAQRYEELDEDFVYTVGQIGRTVIAEDEIRAVLTAYKNNWQRWFPGRTELPKTLVFAASDDHADEVLKQVKEVFGRGDAFAKKITYRSRDKGDDPEQLVNDLRNSPLLRVAVTVDMIATGTDIKALECVIFLRAVRSPVLFEQMKGRGARTIDADDLKAVTPDPAADLAKDRFVLVDAVGVTASPLVDTRPMLPPDSGSLSLTKLMDKAGSRSLTAEQAETLGRRLARLDRKLTKEERERIEQASGGVPLADIVRQITDAVDVDTQDRAYREGGADRARRLVHNSVETLTTHPELRKLIIGIKQQHDLTYDATTEVTLKVNEVPREERAVKELAEWRQLLESRKHDEAAAEAIALQVILGSGSRVRPQEARAHLKELMAAIKATRRNWTPKVIWDHYELVGEAAESLTKSAGLGDLMNLVRYTLGADNQLRPYRTVVEERFEGWLLRQSQAGAEFTDNQLWWLHRIKDAIVVDLGMEREDFGHMPFSEKGGGPGFANAFGGRNQALGLLEELNRELA from the coding sequence ATGAGTGGGCAGGCACGGCGTCGTGAGCAAGTTCCGGAGCAGCTGAAGGCAGCAGCCCGGAGGTCTCCCAACTTCGGGCGGCTCTACGCGATGCAGCCCCTGCTGGCGATCTACGGCGCACAGGCCGAGCAGTCCGTCTTCACCAACCCCAACGTCTCGTACGTCGCCTCCGGCCAGTTCGGCGAGGTGCTTGCCGAGGAGCTGGTGCAGCGGGCCGGCGTGCGAGTAGAGGGAACCCGGCAGATCGACCGGCTGGCCGGACTCCAGCGCGCTGGCCTGCTCCCCGGTCGAACTCGGGATGCCTTCGACACGCTACGCCGGGGGCGCAACGACGCCGCGCACAATCACCTCTTCGACACCAGTAAGGCCCTCAAGGCTGTCGAACTCTGCTTCCAGCTTGGCCAGTTCTTTTCCCGCGCGATCGACAACGTACGAGAGATCGATGCGTTCGTGCCGCCCCAGCTGCCCAGCGAGGTTGCGGGCGGATCTGCCGAGCTGACCGAGCTCCGCGAGGCGCTCGGTCGCTACCAGCGCACCCTCGCTGAGTCCCGAACCCGCCTCAGCGAGGTCGGTGACCGGCTGGAGGCCGAGCGGCGCGGTCGGGAGGAGGCCGAGAGGCTGACCGAGGCTGCTGAGCGGGCCCGTGCTGAGTCTGAGGCGGAGGTAGCCCGCCATCGAGACGAGATCGAGCGGCTCCGGTGCGCCCACCAGGACCATTACGACCAGGAGCGTCTCAAGCCCCGGCCGGTCAGCGTCAATGCGCGTGAGGCGATCGTCGCCCGCGCCCAGCGGCCCGAGCCGCTCAATGAGGTGCAGGCGCGTGTCCGGATCGACGAGATGCTCACCCGGGCTGGCTGGACGGTCCAGGACTACGGTTACCTCAATCCACTCGCCTCCCAGGGCGTCGCGGTCCGAGAGTTCAGCCTGGCCACCGGCCGTGCCGACTACGTGTTGTACGTCGACGGCGCGATCGTCGGTGTCATCGAGGCCAAGCGTGAGGGCACCCCCCTGGCCGGCGCCCTCGCGCAGAACGAGCGGTACGCGGGAGGTGTCCTCAAGGAACACTCCATGGCGGTCTGGCGCGAGAGGGAACCGTTCGCCTTTCGCTACGCCACCACTGGCGCCGAGACGCTCTTTCTCAACCTCCTCGACCCGCACGCGCGCTCCCGCTCGGTTTTCGCCTTCCACCGTCCGGAGACCTTCGCTGCCTGGATGAAGCGGGCCACCGAGCACCCGGACACCCCCACCTTCCGGGCCGCCCTGCGTACCGCGCTGCCGGCACTGGAGTCGCACGACCTGCGTACGGCGCAGGAAGAGGCGATCGTCGGCCTGGAGAGTTCACTTGCCCAGGACAAGCCGCGCGCACTGATCCAGATGGCCACCGGTGCCGGTAAGACCTATACAGCGGTCACCGAGTCGTACCGGCTGCTCAAGCATGCGCGTGCTCGCCGCATTCTCTTCCTCGTCGACCGCAACAACCTCGGCCGCCAGGCCAAGGCCGAGTTCGACCGCTACAAGACGCCGGACGAGAACCGCAAGTTCACCGATCTCTACAACGTCGACTCGCTTGGACGATCCGGTCTCCAGGAGACGTCCTCCGTCGTCGTCTCCACGATCCAGCGCATGTACGCGCTCCTCAAGGGCGAGCCGCTGGAGGACAGTGCTGAGGCGGAGGACCGCGAGGACACCTCTACTCTCGACGAGAACTACATGACCGACAGCCCGGTCACCGTTGAGTACAACCCTGCCGTCCCGATCGAGTCCTTCGACTTGATCGTCATCGACGAGTGCCACCGCTCCATCTATGGCCTGTGGCGCGGCGTCCTGGACTACTTCGACGCCCACCTGGTCGGCCTCACTGCCACCCCTACCCGGCAGACCAAGGGTTTCTTCGACGGCAACATGGTCTCCGAGTACACCTACGAACAAGCCGTCGCTGACGGCGTCAACGTCGACTTCGACGTGGTCACCATGGACTCCTCCATACGGGAGGACGGCGGCGCCAAGATCGATAAGGGGACGACGGTCCGTATCCGCGACCGCAAGACCCGCGCCCAGCGTTACGAGGAACTGGATGAGGACTTCGTGTACACGGTCGGCCAGATCGGCCGCACGGTGATCGCCGAGGACGAGATCCGGGCCGTCCTCACCGCGTACAAGAACAACTGGCAGCGCTGGTTCCCGGGCCGGACCGAACTGCCCAAGACGCTGGTCTTCGCGGCGAGCGATGACCACGCGGACGAAGTCCTCAAGCAGGTCAAGGAAGTCTTCGGGCGCGGAGACGCCTTCGCCAAGAAGATCACCTACCGCTCCCGGGACAAGGGCGACGACCCCGAGCAGCTCGTCAACGACCTGCGGAACTCGCCGTTGCTGCGGGTCGCCGTCACGGTCGACATGATCGCCACGGGTACGGACATCAAGGCCCTGGAGTGCGTGATCTTCTTGCGGGCCGTTCGCAGCCCTGTCCTCTTCGAACAGATGAAGGGACGCGGCGCCCGCACGATCGACGCCGACGACCTGAAGGCGGTCACCCCAGACCCGGCCGCCGACCTGGCTAAGGATCGTTTCGTCCTGGTCGACGCGGTGGGCGTCACCGCATCGCCGCTGGTCGACACCCGCCCGATGCTGCCGCCGGACAGCGGTAGTCTCAGCCTGACCAAGCTGATGGACAAGGCGGGCAGCCGCTCGCTGACGGCCGAGCAGGCCGAGACGCTTGGGCGCCGGCTGGCCCGGCTTGACCGCAAGCTCACGAAAGAAGAGCGGGAGCGGATTGAGCAGGCATCGGGTGGGGTGCCACTGGCGGACATCGTCCGGCAGATCACCGATGCGGTGGACGTCGACACTCAGGACCGGGCGTACCGGGAAGGCGGCGCGGACCGAGCACGGCGCCTGGTCCATAACTCGGTTGAGACCCTGACCACACACCCGGAACTGCGGAAGCTGATCATTGGCATCAAACAACAGCACGACCTCACCTACGACGCGACGACCGAGGTCACGCTGAAGGTTAATGAGGTCCCGAGGGAGGAGCGTGCAGTGAAGGAGCTGGCTGAATGGCGCCAGCTCCTGGAGAGCCGCAAGCACGACGAGGCGGCGGCGGAAGCAATCGCTCTCCAGGTGATCCTCGGTAGCGGCTCGCGGGTGCGGCCGCAGGAGGCGCGGGCCCACCTGAAGGAACTGATGGCGGCCATCAAGGCCACTAGGCGGAACTGGACCCCGAAGGTCATCTGGGACCACTACGAGCTGGTCGGCGAGGCGGCCGAGTCGCTGACGAAGTCGGCTGGCCTGGGTGACCTCATGAACCTGGTCCGCTACACGCTCGGCGCGGACAACCAGCTTCGCCCGTATCGTACGGTGGTCGAGGAGCGCTTCGAAGGCTGGCTGCTGAGGCAGAGCCAGGCGGGTGCGGAGTTCACTGATAACCAGCTGTGGTGGCTGCACCGGATCAAGGATGCGATCGTGGTCGACCTGGGTATGGAGCGCGAGGACTTCGGCCACATGCCGTTCTCCGAGAAGGGCGGAGGCCCAGGCTTTGCGAACGCCTTCGGCGGCAGGAACCAGGCCTTGGGACTGTTGGAAGAGCTGAATCGGGAATTGGCCTAG
- the ychF gene encoding redox-regulated ATPase YchF: MSLTIGIVGLPNVGKSTLFNALTKNDVLAANYPFATIEPNVGVVGVPDGRLAQLASIFSSERILPATVDFVDIAGIVRGASEGEGLGNKFLANIRESDAICQVIRAFKDENVVHVDGKVSPKDDIETINTELILADLQTIEKVLPRLQKESRIKKDVAPKVKAVEEAKEILERGDTLSSQGILQGSERAELLHDLHLLTTKPFLYVFNVDEDELTDEDFKNAQRALVAPAEAIFLNAKLEADLAELDEEDAMELLESVGAEEPGLATLARVGFNTLGLQTYLTAGPKESRAWTIPKGATAPEAAGVIHTDFQKGFIKAEVISFEDLVETGSVAEARAKGKARMEGKEYVMRDGDVVEFRFNV, encoded by the coding sequence GTGTCGCTCACGATCGGAATCGTCGGCCTGCCCAATGTCGGCAAGTCGACCCTGTTCAACGCCCTGACCAAGAACGACGTGCTGGCGGCCAACTACCCGTTCGCCACGATCGAGCCGAACGTCGGCGTGGTCGGCGTCCCCGACGGCCGCCTCGCGCAGCTCGCGTCGATCTTCTCGTCGGAGCGCATCCTCCCCGCGACGGTGGACTTCGTCGACATCGCGGGCATCGTGCGCGGCGCCTCCGAGGGTGAGGGCCTGGGCAACAAGTTCCTGGCGAACATCCGCGAGTCCGACGCGATCTGCCAGGTCATCCGTGCCTTCAAGGACGAGAACGTCGTGCACGTCGACGGCAAGGTCTCGCCGAAGGACGACATCGAGACGATCAACACCGAGCTGATCCTCGCCGACCTCCAGACCATCGAGAAGGTCCTGCCGCGCCTCCAGAAGGAGTCCCGGATCAAGAAGGACGTCGCGCCGAAGGTGAAGGCGGTCGAGGAGGCGAAGGAGATCCTGGAGCGGGGCGACACCCTGTCCTCGCAGGGCATCCTCCAGGGCTCGGAGCGGGCCGAGCTGCTGCACGACCTGCACCTGCTGACGACGAAGCCCTTCCTCTACGTCTTCAACGTGGACGAGGACGAGCTGACCGACGAGGACTTCAAGAACGCCCAGCGCGCCCTGGTCGCCCCGGCCGAGGCGATCTTCCTCAACGCCAAGCTGGAGGCGGACCTCGCGGAGCTGGACGAGGAGGACGCGATGGAGCTGCTGGAGTCCGTCGGCGCCGAGGAGCCCGGCCTCGCCACCCTCGCCCGCGTCGGCTTCAACACCCTCGGCCTCCAGACCTACCTCACGGCCGGCCCCAAGGAGTCCCGCGCCTGGACCATCCCCAAGGGCGCCACCGCCCCCGAGGCGGCCGGCGTCATCCACACCGACTTCCAGAAGGGCTTCATCAAGGCGGAGGTCATCTCCTTCGAGGACCTCGTCGAGACCGGCTCGGTCGCCGAGGCCCGCGCGAAGGGCAAGGCGCGCATGGAGGGCAAGGAGTATGTGATGCGGGACGGGGATGTGGTGGAGTTCCGGTTCAATGTTTAA